The genomic interval AAAAATCTCTGCTTTCAAGTTTAAAATCTCCAATAGGATCGTCAATATGAGTGTCATAGCCAAGTGAAACTACTAGAATAGCGGGGGAGATTTTTGTAATAATGTCTAAAGCTTTTTCGAATGCAATGCTATATTCATTCCAAGAACTTTTGCCACTTAATGGGAAATTAAAATTAGTTCCTTTTCCCTTCCCTTCTCCTATCTCATCTTTATATCCGCTAATCCAAGGGAAGTAATGTTCTGGTGTTCCATGTATTGAAATATAAACTATTTCAGGGTTTTCGTAAAAAATACTTTGAGTACCATTTCCATGATGAAAATCAATATCAAGGATACAAATTTTCTCCTTTATTTGTGAATAAAGAAAGGTTGAAGCGATTGCTGCATTATTGAAAAAACAATATCCTCCTGCAAAATCAGTTGTCGCATGATGCCCAGGAGGTCTAGTAATTACGTATACATTTTCCTTAGTTTTTACAATTTCTTCTGCCCCTGTTAAAGTAGCATTTACAGCACTTAGAGCTGCATTATATGTTTGAAAAGTTACAGGTGTTCCTGAATCGAAAATTCTATCTTTTAAAAAAACTTCTGGTAAATATTCATTATCTTTAGATTTTTCTGAAAGTTCTTTTATATGTTGAACGTACCATTTAGGATGTACATGAAATAAAAGATTCAATGGATAATTTTTTACTTCGAGTCGTTCATGAAAAGTTTCGAAATATTTTAGTACTTTCTTTAATCTTTCTGGAGTTTCTGGATTTTTTACAATTTTTCCCTTGTCAATTTCCAAAGTAGGAATATAATCTTCATTTAATTGTGAGACAAATTTCATTTCCTTTCCTCCAGAGATTTTATTTTATTAATACGCCTTTCGTGTCGTCCACCTTCAAATGATGAATTTAAGAAGGCATCTAATATCCAAGTTGCAAGTTCATAGCCTACCAGTCTACCTGGTAAAACTAAGACATTTGCATTGTTATGTTTTCGTGAAAGCGCTGCCATTTCAGGTATTAAACAAAGTGCGGCTCGAATTCCTTTCATTTTATTTGCAGCTATTGACATACCAATTCCTGTACCACAG from Thermosipho atlanticus DSM 15807 carries:
- a CDS encoding histone deacetylase family protein, whose product is MKFVSQLNEDYIPTLEIDKGKIVKNPETPERLKKVLKYFETFHERLEVKNYPLNLLFHVHPKWYVQHIKELSEKSKDNEYLPEVFLKDRIFDSGTPVTFQTYNAALSAVNATLTGAEEIVKTKENVYVITRPPGHHATTDFAGGYCFFNNAAIASTFLYSQIKEKICILDIDFHHGNGTQSIFYENPEIVYISIHGTPEHYFPWISGYKDEIGEGKGKGTNFNFPLSGKSSWNEYSIAFEKALDIITKISPAILVVSLGYDTHIDDPIGDFKLESRDFFQIGYEIKNLKIPTLFIQEGGYNKESNFEAASNLFKNFEKEVNLYA
- the rpiB gene encoding ribose 5-phosphate isomerase B, which codes for MKFAIGSDHAGYELKEQLKKYLISKNIEVLDVGTNTPVSVDYPDYAEKLGKLIQENKVDFGILICGTGIGMSIAANKMKGIRAALCLIPEMAALSRKHNNANVLVLPGRLVGYELATWILDAFLNSSFEGGRHERRINKIKSLEERK